Genomic window (Polaromonas sp. JS666):
GCTGAAGGTCAAAGCGCAGGCGTTCCTCAACGCCCTCGCGTGATTCCGGGGTGGTATTGCAAGCCGGCCTGAACGCCGCGCGTTCACTGGCCGTGAAGGTTTCCCCGTGAGGATTGCGCTCGGTATCAGCTACAGCGGCAGCGCTTATGAAGGCTGGCAAAGCCAGCTTTCAGGCAATACGGTACAGGACAAACTGGAATCGGCATTGGCCAGGTTTGCCGCTCAGCCCGTGCGCACCCTGTGCGCCGGCCGCACCGATGCCGGCGTTCACGGGCTGATGCAGGTCGTGCACTTTGACACCGTCCTGCACCGTGACATGGGGTCATGGGTACGCGGCACCAACGCCTTTTTGCCTTCCGACATCGCGGTGCAGTGGGCGCGCGAAGTTCCCGATACGTTTCATTGCCGGGGCAGTGCCATTGCACGCCGCTACGCCTACGTGGTGCTGGAATCACCCGTGCGACCCAGCGTGGAGGCCGGACGTGTCGGCTGGGTCTACCGGCCGCTGGACGGTGCAGCGATGCGGCAGGCCATCACGCACCTGGTTGGCGAACATGACTTCAGCTCCTTTCGGGCGGCGCAATGCCAGGCCAAATCGCCCGTCAAAACCATCAACCGGATCGAAATTTCGGAGCGTGCCGGTAC
Coding sequences:
- the truA gene encoding tRNA pseudouridine(38-40) synthase TruA gives rise to the protein MRIALGISYSGSAYEGWQSQLSGNTVQDKLESALARFAAQPVRTLCAGRTDAGVHGLMQVVHFDTVLHRDMGSWVRGTNAFLPSDIAVQWAREVPDTFHCRGSAIARRYAYVVLESPVRPSVEAGRVGWVYRPLDGAAMRQAITHLVGEHDFSSFRAAQCQAKSPVKTINRIEISERAGTGSKYWHFEFEANAFLHHMIRNIMGCLVAIGQGSHEPGWLLDVMAARSRDAAAPTFSPNGLYFLGPVYEDHYGLPNRTAAYDWLP